One genomic segment of Hydrocarboniclastica marina includes these proteins:
- a CDS encoding transketolase translates to MKVNSKFNGEPLPLIANQMRRDAIWSIYQGRSGHPGGALSCADLLTVLFHRTMAPPKRRPDSYSDDYFVLSKGHAAPVLYAALASRGLLSRAELGQLRKLGSRLQGHPDVSRLPLVEVSTGSLGQGVSFAAGLAKAMQLDGGKDRVYALVGDGELQEGQVWEMAMFAAHHKLANFTVIVDYNKLQSDSANSEVCGLEPLADRWRAFGWRVAEIDGHDLGAIEGALEESGQAAGPQVFIAHTTKGKGVDFMEGQPLWHGSVTMSREQFEQSMTALGCGVTEIEEYGHVR, encoded by the coding sequence GTGAAAGTTAATTCAAAGTTCAACGGCGAGCCGTTGCCGCTCATTGCGAACCAGATGCGTCGTGACGCTATCTGGTCGATCTATCAGGGACGCTCGGGCCACCCCGGCGGAGCACTTTCTTGTGCTGACCTGCTGACGGTCCTATTCCACAGGACTATGGCGCCACCAAAGCGTCGGCCAGATAGCTACAGCGACGATTATTTTGTGCTATCCAAGGGTCATGCTGCACCGGTTCTCTATGCTGCGTTGGCCAGCCGTGGCTTGCTGAGCCGCGCAGAGCTGGGGCAGCTCCGCAAGTTAGGTTCCCGACTGCAAGGGCATCCTGATGTCAGTCGTTTGCCCCTGGTGGAGGTGAGTACCGGGTCATTGGGGCAGGGCGTATCTTTTGCTGCCGGACTCGCCAAGGCTATGCAACTGGATGGCGGCAAAGATCGAGTGTACGCCCTAGTCGGTGACGGCGAGCTGCAGGAAGGGCAGGTATGGGAAATGGCCATGTTTGCAGCTCATCACAAGCTAGCGAACTTCACAGTGATTGTAGATTACAACAAGCTGCAGAGTGACAGTGCCAATTCGGAAGTATGCGGTCTGGAGCCTTTGGCTGACCGATGGCGAGCCTTTGGTTGGCGAGTAGCTGAGATAGACGGTCATGATCTGGGTGCCATTGAAGGCGCTCTAGAAGAAAGTGGGCAGGCTGCCGGACCTCAGGTGTTTATTGCTCATACCACTAAGGGCAAGGGTGTTGACTTCATGGAGGGGCAGCCGCTTTGGCATGGCAGCGTCACGATGTCCCGAGAGCAGTTCGAACAGTCGATGACCGCGCTGGGATGCGGGGTTACGGAAATTGAGGAGTACGGCCATGTCCGCTGA
- a CDS encoding PEP-CTERM sorting domain-containing protein, which translates to MKTAAVPPLLSLFFALFIGQNADARLIGYPTGIVSPDGVEADWVSEVVLRYQPLPADQATELFKLDAIITEAQTSHFYDFPHRLYDTETSDRDEPFWGYARLVAIPEPATGALLGVGLLGMLLAGAGCRERASRQHRC; encoded by the coding sequence ATGAAAACCGCCGCTGTACCTCCTTTGCTATCTCTTTTCTTTGCCCTTTTTATCGGGCAGAACGCAGACGCCAGGCTGATCGGATACCCGACCGGAATCGTATCCCCTGACGGGGTCGAGGCAGACTGGGTTTCTGAGGTAGTTTTACGTTATCAGCCGCTCCCGGCAGACCAGGCTACTGAGTTGTTCAAGCTTGATGCCATAATCACTGAAGCACAAACCTCGCACTTCTACGATTTTCCCCACCGGCTGTACGACACAGAAACTTCGGATCGGGATGAACCGTTCTGGGGTTATGCCCGGCTGGTTGCAATCCCTGAGCCGGCGACCGGGGCCCTGCTCGGGGTGGGGCTGCTAGGGATGCTCCTGGCTGGCGCGGGCTGTCGGGAACGCGCCAGTCGTCAGCACAGATGTTGA
- a CDS encoding FkbM family methyltransferase, which produces MEKLLASIAATKHWPTPEQLLRSFSSVAVFGTGQGGASLTELLAEYGIEVSYYLDNDQAKHGGEFHGKPVMAPEKAYEEQPVVLIASFRARDIAQQLHEHGVRYYDFSFCTDFRRWKNHFDPERFSAIPALETAARFLNGPDLEAFLGCVRYRQTLDPVYLQPATFEHYFHPKVSPTSGDTYVDGGAWQGDTVEVLKHRLGDSVRIHCFEPDSDNREILLRLIDERDYSGVTVSHFGLWNCTETLRFLSSGEATHTMQARVDNGSGEGTVIEIQARDLDGYCMELGERVDYIKLDVEGAEPQVISGAARILQEQQPRLAISAYHEPEQLWQLLKQIHEVNPAYQFCFAHHSQNLFESVIYAWVGEAS; this is translated from the coding sequence GTGGAAAAACTTCTAGCAAGTATCGCAGCCACCAAGCACTGGCCCACTCCGGAGCAATTGTTGCGGTCATTCTCCTCGGTTGCCGTGTTTGGCACGGGGCAGGGCGGCGCATCATTGACTGAGCTATTGGCCGAGTACGGCATCGAAGTGAGTTATTATCTGGACAACGACCAGGCCAAACATGGGGGAGAATTCCACGGTAAACCTGTTATGGCGCCCGAAAAGGCCTATGAAGAACAGCCTGTTGTGTTGATCGCCAGTTTTCGGGCCAGGGACATCGCGCAGCAACTGCATGAGCATGGAGTACGTTATTACGACTTCAGTTTCTGTACAGACTTCCGGCGATGGAAGAACCATTTTGACCCTGAGCGCTTTAGCGCTATCCCAGCTCTAGAAACTGCTGCCCGTTTTCTGAACGGCCCGGACCTCGAGGCATTTCTGGGCTGCGTTCGTTATCGCCAGACCCTTGATCCGGTCTACCTGCAGCCGGCCACCTTTGAGCATTATTTCCACCCCAAGGTGTCCCCGACTTCCGGCGATACCTATGTGGATGGGGGGGCCTGGCAAGGAGATACGGTTGAAGTGCTGAAACACAGGCTGGGTGACTCCGTTCGGATTCACTGTTTCGAGCCAGATTCAGATAACCGTGAGATCTTGTTGAGATTGATCGATGAGCGTGACTATTCAGGCGTAACTGTCTCTCACTTTGGTTTATGGAACTGTACCGAAACCTTGAGATTCCTGAGCTCCGGTGAAGCCACCCATACAATGCAAGCGCGTGTAGATAATGGCTCTGGTGAAGGAACGGTTATCGAGATCCAAGCCCGGGATCTTGATGGCTATTGCATGGAGTTAGGGGAGCGGGTTGATTACATCAAACTGGATGTAGAAGGCGCAGAACCTCAGGTGATTTCCGGGGCGGCCAGGATTCTGCAGGAGCAACAGCCCCGGTTGGCCATTAGTGCTTACCATGAGCCTGAGCAGCTTTGGCAGCTGCTGAAACAGATTCATGAAGTCAATCCAGCTTATCAATTCTGTTTTGCCCACCACTCGCAGAACCTGTTCGAATCGGTTATTTATGCCTGGGTCGGGGAGGCCTCGTGA
- a CDS encoding class I SAM-dependent methyltransferase, which yields MIRQCFLCSHEVDPVFSATWVLPGLAPAEIGFSVCPECGSVCQSPSVPFEDMMTFYSSLAIYTNPGRQEMPSAAKIRDLDEQIHFIRRGIGALPKSALQIGSSDGYTLHRFREAGIDQVLGVEPGKASVEIAQRLYGIDCIVGSAEGFETARRFGLILLTHVLEHLYDPQSVLEKCRQLHPEEGEGFIYVEVPLMARNSSLCPGFFSFEHINYYTRENLVGSLVQAGYSPVSVVEHYNSNLSPAIGVLASTRPQNHISPDKVDPECNRAILQTYREQELLYWQACVESIKKGLLEADRVYLWGAGIHTSQLVANTDLLEHTTVTGLTDTSSMKWGIRQGDWWCESPDSIDWRPGDAVIISSYASEKEIYDSLQWLRDKGVTTLRLHNVDDTRAH from the coding sequence GTGATCCGCCAGTGTTTTTTGTGTTCGCATGAGGTTGATCCTGTGTTTTCAGCAACCTGGGTGCTTCCGGGGCTAGCGCCCGCAGAGATCGGATTTTCGGTGTGTCCGGAATGTGGCTCGGTCTGTCAGAGTCCATCGGTGCCTTTTGAAGACATGATGACGTTCTATAGCAGCCTTGCGATTTACACTAATCCCGGGCGGCAGGAAATGCCTAGCGCAGCCAAGATCCGTGACCTTGACGAACAGATCCACTTTATTCGTCGCGGGATTGGCGCATTGCCGAAAAGCGCGCTTCAGATTGGTAGCTCCGATGGTTACACGCTGCACCGCTTCCGGGAAGCGGGCATTGATCAGGTGCTTGGTGTGGAACCAGGTAAGGCATCTGTGGAGATTGCGCAGCGGTTGTACGGTATCGATTGTATTGTTGGTAGTGCGGAGGGGTTCGAGACGGCCAGGCGATTCGGCCTGATTCTCCTGACTCACGTGCTGGAGCACTTGTACGATCCGCAGTCGGTTCTGGAGAAGTGCAGGCAGTTACACCCTGAAGAAGGAGAAGGTTTTATCTATGTTGAAGTGCCGCTGATGGCCCGAAACTCTAGTTTGTGTCCGGGTTTCTTCTCATTTGAGCACATCAATTACTATACCCGCGAGAACCTGGTTGGGTCGTTAGTCCAGGCTGGCTATTCACCAGTGTCAGTGGTTGAGCACTACAACAGTAATTTATCCCCGGCGATCGGTGTTCTCGCTAGTACCAGACCGCAAAACCACATCAGTCCCGATAAGGTGGACCCGGAGTGCAACCGAGCTATCTTACAAACATACAGGGAACAGGAGTTGTTGTACTGGCAGGCCTGCGTCGAGAGTATCAAGAAGGGGCTGCTTGAAGCCGATAGAGTTTACCTCTGGGGAGCCGGAATACATACGAGTCAACTCGTCGCCAATACCGATCTGCTCGAGCATACGACCGTCACGGGGCTTACGGATACTTCGTCGATGAAGTGGGGAATTCGTCAGGGCGACTGGTGGTGTGAGTCCCCGGACAGTATTGACTGGAGACCCGGCGATGCAGTCATTATTTCTTCCTATGCCTCAGAAAAAGAAATCTACGACTCGTTGCAGTGGTTACGCGATAAAGGGGTGACAACCCTTCGTTTGCATAATGTTGACGATACTCGTGCGCACTGA
- a CDS encoding N-acetylneuraminate synthase family protein, with protein sequence MTVLDSRKPCFIAEVSSNHHRDLQRCLEFIDSAAKSDCDAVKFQLFKIDELFAPEVLAVSESHRARKNWELPLEFLPALKKRCEERGLLFSCTPFYLKGVEELAPYVDFFKIASYELLWSDLLEACARSGLPVVLSTGMASLDEIDQAVACLRRAGAVDITLLHCVSAYPTPPHECNLSVLESFRDRYGVKVGWSDHSVSPAVINRAVHRWGASVIEFHLDLDSTGAEYAAGHCWLPEQIASVVASCRQGKVIDGSPEKQLAPSEESDRDWRADPDDGLRPLRLMRKKILQSGLK encoded by the coding sequence ATGACAGTGCTGGATTCGAGAAAACCGTGCTTCATTGCCGAGGTGTCCAGTAATCATCACCGGGATCTGCAGCGGTGTCTGGAGTTTATCGACAGCGCGGCGAAATCTGACTGCGATGCAGTCAAGTTCCAATTGTTCAAAATCGATGAGCTCTTTGCACCGGAAGTTCTGGCCGTCAGTGAGAGTCATCGAGCTCGAAAAAACTGGGAATTACCCCTGGAGTTCCTGCCCGCTCTCAAGAAGCGGTGCGAGGAACGGGGTTTACTGTTTTCCTGTACGCCCTTCTACCTGAAAGGAGTGGAAGAGCTGGCACCGTACGTGGATTTCTTCAAGATAGCGTCATATGAGCTGTTATGGTCGGATCTGCTGGAAGCTTGCGCCAGAAGCGGGCTGCCGGTTGTGCTTTCGACCGGCATGGCATCGCTTGACGAAATCGATCAGGCGGTCGCCTGCCTCAGGCGGGCCGGTGCTGTTGATATTACCTTGTTGCACTGCGTATCTGCGTACCCGACACCTCCTCATGAATGTAACCTGTCGGTACTCGAAAGTTTCCGCGATCGTTACGGTGTCAAGGTTGGTTGGTCGGATCATTCGGTATCTCCAGCGGTGATTAACCGAGCTGTTCATCGCTGGGGCGCCAGTGTTATCGAGTTTCATCTGGATCTGGATTCAACCGGCGCCGAGTATGCAGCGGGTCACTGTTGGCTGCCGGAACAAATAGCCTCAGTCGTGGCCAGTTGCCGGCAAGGGAAGGTTATTGATGGGAGTCCTGAAAAACAGCTTGCGCCCAGCGAAGAATCTGATCGCGATTGGAGAGCTGACCCCGATGACGGTCTGCGGCCACTCAGGCTGATGCGTAAAAAAATTCTGCAAAGCGGGCTTAAATGA
- a CDS encoding SDR family NAD(P)-dependent oxidoreductase, whose translation MIDAANEARLVLVTGASGGVGAEVARHLAQCGYLVGVGYCSRREPAEAVVADIQVRGGKALAIELDYASRSSIQAAVKQLTGHFGRPVSVLVNNGAIAQEKPFNTITDEDWSRMMAINLQGPFAATQEVLPDMLAQGWGRIINISSIGGQWGGFNQVHYAASKAGLINLTRSLAKIYSGDGVVSTAVAIGLVATDMSANELKTPEGQQKVRNIPTGRLADTGEIAATLEFLCSDAAAYLSGQTLNMNGGMHFN comes from the coding sequence ATGATTGATGCCGCGAACGAAGCCCGGCTGGTGCTTGTAACCGGCGCATCGGGCGGTGTCGGCGCAGAAGTGGCGCGGCACCTGGCCCAATGTGGCTATCTGGTCGGGGTTGGTTATTGTAGCCGGCGTGAACCGGCTGAAGCGGTAGTGGCTGATATCCAGGTAAGGGGCGGCAAGGCACTGGCGATCGAACTCGATTATGCCAGCCGCAGCAGTATACAGGCGGCGGTAAAGCAGCTCACCGGTCACTTTGGCAGGCCCGTGTCAGTGCTGGTGAACAACGGCGCCATTGCTCAGGAGAAACCGTTTAACACGATCACGGACGAAGACTGGAGCCGGATGATGGCAATTAACCTCCAGGGACCTTTTGCCGCCACGCAGGAAGTGCTGCCGGACATGCTAGCGCAAGGCTGGGGCCGGATTATCAATATCTCATCCATTGGTGGCCAATGGGGCGGTTTTAACCAGGTGCATTATGCCGCGTCAAAGGCGGGACTGATCAACCTGACGCGCTCACTGGCCAAAATCTATTCCGGGGATGGCGTTGTATCTACCGCAGTGGCAATCGGTCTTGTGGCGACTGATATGTCCGCCAATGAACTGAAAACACCTGAAGGTCAGCAGAAAGTCCGCAACATTCCAACGGGGCGATTAGCCGACACCGGTGAAATTGCGGCAACGCTGGAGTTTCTCTGCTCGGACGCGGCGGCTTACCTTAGTGGCCAGACGCTGAATATGAATGGCGGCATGCATTTCAATTGA
- a CDS encoding HDOD domain-containing protein: MQLFCWLLDTDIGGLEAADEREKAVFGEMERRLHDGHIHLPRQPLTLPMLMRALSDQNADRKRLEKIILADPAVTSQTLRMANSPMFRRSEHDIDSVDQAIFVLGIHGIRSVISASVMQPMLAARNSREAVFARRVWQWALSCARSAEQIARIRGQDGSVWFLLGLLPALSYLTLMRELQRIVLARNLDTAARPALIHKALAAHQWALSQLLATEWNLPPHYLSCLLEAEKLSPRANHSPLADGLLVGTREVLAHADQPCLDAESLPGLVDLTPEQLLQLRYTLPLLKG; encoded by the coding sequence ATGCAGCTATTCTGCTGGCTTCTTGATACAGACATCGGCGGGCTTGAGGCGGCGGATGAGCGGGAAAAAGCCGTGTTCGGCGAGATGGAGAGAAGGCTGCACGACGGCCATATCCACTTGCCCCGCCAGCCCCTGACCCTGCCAATGTTGATGCGGGCCCTCTCGGACCAGAACGCCGACCGCAAGCGCCTGGAGAAGATCATTCTGGCAGACCCGGCAGTGACGAGTCAGACGTTACGAATGGCCAACAGCCCCATGTTCAGGCGCAGTGAGCACGACATAGACTCCGTTGACCAGGCGATATTCGTGCTGGGGATCCACGGCATTCGCAGCGTCATCTCAGCCTCGGTCATGCAACCCATGCTGGCCGCGCGGAATAGCCGGGAAGCGGTGTTTGCGCGCCGCGTCTGGCAGTGGGCGCTGAGCTGTGCCCGTAGCGCCGAGCAGATAGCCCGAATCCGTGGCCAGGACGGCAGCGTATGGTTTCTGCTGGGGCTGTTGCCGGCGCTTTCCTACCTGACTCTAATGCGCGAGCTGCAGCGGATCGTATTGGCGCGCAACCTGGATACTGCTGCCCGGCCGGCACTGATACATAAAGCTCTGGCAGCTCATCAGTGGGCTCTGTCACAGTTGCTGGCTACCGAGTGGAATCTTCCGCCGCATTACCTTTCCTGTCTGCTTGAGGCAGAGAAACTTTCACCTCGAGCCAATCATTCCCCGCTGGCTGACGGGCTGCTGGTGGGCACCCGCGAGGTTCTGGCACATGCCGATCAGCCGTGCCTGGACGCAGAATCACTGCCAGGGCTGGTCGACCTGACGCCTGAACAGTTACTACAACTGCGTTACACCCTGCCGTTACTGAAAGGATAG
- the pseC gene encoding UDP-4-amino-4,6-dideoxy-N-acetyl-beta-L-altrosamine transaminase — MIPYGRQCLSEQDIEAVESVLRSDFLTQGDMVPAFERALCDYTGAGHAVAVSSATAALHLACLVLGVGAGDRVWTSPNTFVASANCALYCGAQVEFVDIDPATGNMSVASLHRQLEVARAACRLPKVVIPVHFAGQSCDMAGIAALGREYGFRVIEDASHALGAENGNVMVGNCRYSDIAVFSFHPVKMITTGEGGALMTNQGELADEARLLRSHGISRQAETFEQLPAEPWCYEQHALGFNYRMNDLEAALGVSQMRQLDQFVSRRRALAGRYRALLEFESGVSMLEGAVEQSSWHLFVVSVPRRDLIFRQMRASGIGVNVHYIPVYRQPYHMPEQPIGDRFAGMESYYSSALTLPLYPELSEEQQDQVVNALTQSLRETGT; from the coding sequence TTGATTCCCTATGGTCGCCAATGCCTGTCTGAACAGGATATTGAGGCTGTTGAGTCTGTGCTCAGGTCGGATTTCCTGACTCAGGGAGATATGGTGCCCGCTTTCGAGCGAGCGCTGTGTGACTATACCGGCGCCGGACACGCGGTAGCAGTCAGTAGTGCCACGGCGGCTTTGCATCTGGCATGTTTGGTACTTGGAGTGGGTGCTGGCGACAGGGTTTGGACTAGCCCCAATACGTTTGTAGCGTCGGCTAATTGTGCGCTGTATTGCGGGGCTCAGGTTGAGTTCGTTGATATTGATCCGGCCACGGGCAATATGTCTGTCGCTTCGCTGCATAGGCAACTAGAAGTGGCAAGGGCAGCATGCAGGCTCCCCAAAGTCGTTATTCCTGTGCATTTTGCAGGTCAGTCATGTGACATGGCTGGCATTGCCGCGCTGGGGCGTGAATATGGTTTCAGGGTTATCGAAGATGCTTCCCATGCCCTGGGGGCTGAAAATGGCAATGTAATGGTGGGCAACTGCCGTTATTCCGACATCGCAGTATTCAGCTTCCATCCGGTGAAAATGATCACGACCGGGGAGGGCGGCGCACTGATGACGAATCAAGGGGAGCTTGCCGACGAGGCGCGTCTGCTTCGAAGTCATGGTATCTCGAGGCAGGCGGAGACCTTCGAGCAACTCCCGGCGGAGCCCTGGTGTTACGAGCAACACGCCCTCGGTTTTAACTATCGTATGAACGATCTGGAGGCTGCTTTGGGTGTGTCCCAGATGCGGCAACTAGATCAGTTTGTCAGCCGGCGGCGGGCCCTGGCGGGGCGCTATCGGGCACTGTTAGAGTTTGAAAGCGGGGTGAGCATGCTGGAAGGGGCTGTGGAACAGTCGAGCTGGCATCTGTTTGTCGTCTCAGTGCCTCGCCGGGATCTGATTTTCCGCCAGATGCGAGCGTCTGGTATTGGGGTCAATGTTCACTACATTCCAGTGTATCGCCAACCCTACCACATGCCTGAGCAGCCGATCGGAGATCGCTTTGCTGGGATGGAATCCTATTACAGCTCTGCTTTGACGTTGCCCCTGTATCCGGAATTGAGTGAAGAGCAGCAAGACCAGGTGGTTAATGCTTTAACGCAAAGTCTGCGGGAAACTGGAACATGA
- a CDS encoding alpha/beta fold hydrolase, with protein sequence MTVTVQGAATYLVDQGSGPPILFLHGNPDSADLWHNQIAHLSRDYRCLAPDLPGFARSDAPQGFDYSLDSLAAWVEDLLAAANVRGPVHLVVHDLGGPTGLAWATKHPDRVLSLVPINTVFFSDYRWHFFARVWRTPVLGELSMLLMNRFAFRQEIRRGSRKLDRDHIDRTYDQITPQMRRSVLRFYRALTPQKLQAWEEGFTRLLEKVPVMVLWGDHDPYLPSRFAERFGTENVRHFPDCGHWTPEEKALEVSRSLAEFLDGQASGVAASSAAQD encoded by the coding sequence ATGACAGTGACCGTCCAGGGCGCAGCAACGTATCTGGTTGACCAGGGCTCCGGGCCGCCCATTCTCTTTCTTCATGGCAACCCCGACTCAGCCGACCTCTGGCACAATCAGATCGCCCACCTGAGCCGGGACTATCGTTGCCTGGCGCCCGATCTCCCCGGATTTGCACGATCGGATGCGCCCCAGGGGTTTGATTATTCCCTGGACAGCCTCGCGGCGTGGGTTGAAGACCTGTTGGCCGCGGCCAATGTCAGGGGACCGGTGCATCTGGTCGTACATGACCTTGGCGGCCCGACGGGTCTTGCCTGGGCGACCAAGCACCCAGACCGGGTTCTGAGCCTTGTTCCGATCAATACGGTCTTTTTCTCAGATTACAGGTGGCACTTTTTTGCCCGCGTTTGGCGTACGCCTGTTCTGGGCGAGCTGAGTATGCTGCTGATGAACCGCTTCGCCTTTCGTCAGGAGATCCGTCGGGGCTCGCGCAAGCTGGACCGCGACCATATAGACCGCACTTACGATCAGATAACGCCCCAAATGCGCCGATCAGTGCTGCGCTTCTATCGGGCGCTGACCCCACAGAAGCTTCAGGCTTGGGAGGAAGGATTCACGCGGCTTCTGGAAAAGGTGCCGGTAATGGTCCTGTGGGGCGACCACGACCCGTACCTGCCGAGCCGTTTCGCTGAAAGGTTCGGCACGGAAAACGTCAGGCACTTTCCTGACTGCGGGCACTGGACACCAGAAGAGAAGGCCCTGGAGGTATCACGGTCACTGGCGGAGTTTCTTGACGGCCAGGCATCAGGCGTGGCCGCCTCGTCAGCCGCGCAGGATTAG
- a CDS encoding HopJ type III effector protein, which translates to MTRETFLKKLNTAPDDIQFTDTMAVIDAGFTFTPTGFRNGDLNNEPGQNSGSCKLLAFARREGLSEAQVLACFGDYYRKDVLNNPSGTDHQNIRNFMRTGWKGVSFEGEPLAPRA; encoded by the coding sequence GTGACCCGTGAGACCTTTTTGAAAAAGCTCAACACCGCTCCCGACGACATTCAGTTCACCGACACAATGGCTGTGATCGACGCGGGCTTCACCTTCACCCCGACCGGTTTCCGTAACGGTGATCTGAACAACGAGCCCGGGCAGAACTCTGGTTCCTGCAAGCTACTGGCTTTTGCTCGGCGGGAGGGACTATCCGAAGCTCAGGTGCTGGCCTGCTTTGGCGACTACTACCGCAAGGATGTGCTGAACAATCCATCGGGCACCGACCATCAGAACATCCGCAACTTCATGCGAACCGGCTGGAAAGGCGTAAGCTTCGAGGGCGAGCCTCTGGCGCCACGCGCTTAG
- a CDS encoding transketolase family protein — protein MSAEAKANAAPALVGQQSDSLREAFGKAISQLAETDTAIVVLDADVAGGTGAHHFRKRHPDRFVQCGIAEQNMVGVAAGMAHRGLKPFVTTFAVFMMRGLEQIRLSVAYSGANVKLIASHPGLDVGPDGASAQCLEDLACMRAIPNMVVLSPCDAHEVAAATRALANYEGPAYMRTGRSPCPNVFDAEPEFTIGKGRVLREGRDLTLVGCGVMTQRALVAAEQLAKEGVSARVVHMPSIKPIDRELLIESARSTQLVVTCEDHNIIGGLGSAVAEVLSEVALVPVRRIGVEDVIGGSGEPDELAQHYGLDAVSIISKTLAFYRELNSHD, from the coding sequence ATGTCCGCTGAAGCGAAGGCAAATGCGGCGCCGGCTTTGGTCGGCCAGCAGTCAGATTCATTGCGCGAAGCGTTTGGTAAGGCTATCAGCCAGCTTGCAGAGACCGACACTGCCATCGTCGTACTTGATGCTGACGTGGCTGGCGGCACCGGAGCGCATCACTTTCGCAAAAGGCATCCCGATCGTTTTGTTCAGTGTGGCATTGCTGAACAGAATATGGTCGGTGTTGCCGCAGGTATGGCGCATCGGGGCCTGAAGCCGTTCGTAACCACCTTTGCTGTCTTCATGATGAGAGGGCTGGAACAGATTCGTCTGTCGGTTGCTTACTCAGGCGCGAACGTGAAGCTGATCGCCAGTCATCCAGGTCTCGATGTGGGACCCGATGGCGCATCGGCTCAGTGCCTGGAAGATCTGGCATGCATGCGGGCGATCCCAAACATGGTGGTTCTCTCACCCTGCGATGCCCATGAAGTGGCAGCTGCAACCCGCGCCCTGGCCAACTATGAGGGCCCGGCGTACATGCGGACCGGGCGCAGCCCGTGTCCTAACGTTTTCGACGCCGAGCCAGAGTTCACCATCGGTAAGGGCCGAGTACTGCGGGAAGGCCGTGACCTGACTCTGGTTGGGTGCGGGGTCATGACCCAAAGAGCTTTAGTAGCTGCTGAACAGTTGGCAAAAGAAGGTGTATCGGCGCGGGTGGTCCATATGCCCAGTATCAAGCCGATCGACCGGGAATTACTGATCGAATCGGCCCGTAGCACCCAGTTGGTGGTGACCTGCGAGGACCATAATATTATCGGAGGCCTTGGCAGTGCTGTGGCTGAGGTATTAAGTGAAGTGGCACTGGTGCCGGTGCGGCGAATTGGCGTCGAGGATGTCATAGGTGGCTCTGGCGAACCGGATGAACTGGCGCAACATTATGGCCTCGATGCAGTCAGCATCATCAGCAAAACACTTGCGTTTTACCGGGAGCTGAACAGCCATGATTGA
- the pseB gene encoding UDP-N-acetylglucosamine 4,6-dehydratase (inverting) — translation MFDGKSILITGGTGSFGQRFIKTLLERYKPSRVIVYSRDELKQYEMQQVLNAPCMRYFLGDVRDRQRLDLAMRDVDFVVHAAALKQVPAAEYNPTECIKTNIYGGENVTQACLANGVQKVIALSTDKAANPVNLYGATKLASDKLFVAANNMAGKRNTRYSVVRYGNVLGSRGSVVPFFQKLIGENAEVLPITDEKMTRFWITLQQGVEFVLKSFARMHGGEIFVPKIPSVRITDLAKVMAPDLPHEVVGIRPGEKLHEIMCPQDDSHVTLEFDDHFVIKPAIKFYDENLDYATNRLGEKGKLVQQGFSYCSGTNPDFLDDAGIRELNRRAGF, via the coding sequence ATGTTCGACGGAAAATCCATTCTCATCACCGGCGGCACGGGCTCGTTCGGGCAGCGGTTTATCAAGACCCTGTTAGAGCGCTACAAGCCTTCCAGAGTTATTGTCTACTCAAGGGACGAACTCAAGCAGTACGAGATGCAGCAGGTGCTGAATGCGCCCTGTATGCGGTACTTCCTGGGCGATGTACGGGATCGGCAACGCCTGGATCTGGCCATGCGTGATGTAGATTTCGTAGTGCATGCGGCAGCCCTGAAGCAGGTCCCCGCGGCGGAATACAACCCCACCGAATGTATCAAGACCAACATATACGGCGGCGAGAATGTGACCCAGGCGTGCCTGGCCAATGGCGTGCAAAAGGTTATCGCGCTTTCCACCGACAAAGCCGCGAATCCGGTAAACCTCTACGGTGCCACCAAGCTCGCCTCAGATAAGCTGTTCGTAGCCGCCAATAATATGGCGGGCAAGCGCAACACCCGTTATTCAGTGGTCAGGTACGGCAACGTCCTCGGCTCCCGAGGATCGGTGGTTCCGTTCTTCCAGAAGCTGATCGGCGAGAATGCCGAGGTTTTGCCGATAACCGATGAAAAAATGACGCGGTTCTGGATAACGCTTCAGCAGGGGGTTGAGTTCGTTCTGAAAAGTTTTGCCCGTATGCATGGCGGGGAGATTTTTGTGCCCAAGATCCCATCGGTTCGGATCACTGATCTGGCAAAGGTCATGGCCCCTGACTTGCCGCACGAGGTTGTCGGGATCCGCCCCGGAGAAAAGCTGCACGAGATTATGTGTCCTCAAGACGATAGTCACGTGACACTGGAGTTTGATGACCACTTCGTGATTAAGCCCGCAATCAAGTTCTATGACGAAAACCTGGATTACGCCACCAACCGGCTGGGGGAAAAAGGAAAGCTGGTGCAGCAAGGGTTTTCCTATTGTTCCGGCACCAATCCTGATTTTCTCGATGATGCCGGGATCAGAGAACTGAACAGAAGGGCCGGGTTTTGA